One genomic segment of Mycolicibacterium psychrotolerans includes these proteins:
- the recA gene encoding recombinase RecA produces MAQQAPDREKALELALAQIDKNFGKGSVMRLGDEVRQPISVIPTGSIALDVALGIGGLPRGRVVEIYGPESSGKTTVALHAVANAQAAGGIAAFIDAEHALDPDYAKKLGVDTDALLVSQPDTGEQALEIADMLVRSGAIDLIVIDSVAALVPRAEIEGEMGDSHVGLQARLMSQALRKMTGALNNSGTTAIFINQLREKIGVMFGSPETTTGGKALKFYASVRLDVRRIETLKDGTDAVGNRTRVKVVKNKVSPPFKQAEFDILYGKGISKEGSLIDMGVEHGFIRKSGSWFTYEGEQLGQGKENARNFLLENVDAANEIEKKIKEKLGIGAVVTDDDVLPAPVDF; encoded by the coding sequence ATGGCGCAGCAAGCCCCTGATCGCGAGAAGGCCCTGGAACTGGCGCTCGCCCAGATCGACAAGAACTTCGGCAAGGGCTCGGTGATGCGGCTGGGCGACGAGGTGCGTCAGCCCATCTCGGTCATCCCGACCGGCTCCATCGCTCTCGATGTCGCGCTCGGCATCGGTGGGTTGCCGCGCGGCCGCGTCGTCGAGATCTACGGCCCGGAATCCTCGGGTAAGACCACCGTCGCCCTGCACGCGGTGGCTAATGCCCAGGCCGCCGGCGGCATCGCGGCGTTCATCGACGCCGAGCACGCACTGGACCCGGACTATGCCAAGAAGCTCGGCGTGGACACCGATGCACTGCTGGTCAGCCAGCCCGACACCGGTGAGCAAGCACTGGAGATCGCCGACATGCTGGTGCGTTCCGGCGCCATCGACCTCATCGTCATCGACTCGGTCGCCGCGCTGGTGCCCCGCGCCGAGATCGAGGGCGAGATGGGGGACAGCCATGTCGGTCTGCAGGCCCGGCTGATGAGCCAGGCGCTGCGGAAGATGACCGGTGCGCTGAACAACTCGGGCACCACCGCGATCTTCATCAACCAGCTGCGCGAGAAGATCGGCGTGATGTTCGGGTCGCCCGAGACCACCACGGGCGGTAAGGCGCTGAAGTTCTACGCCTCGGTGCGCCTGGATGTGCGACGGATCGAGACGCTCAAGGACGGCACCGACGCGGTGGGCAACCGCACGCGCGTCAAGGTCGTCAAGAACAAGGTGTCGCCGCCGTTCAAGCAGGCCGAGTTCGACATCCTCTACGGCAAGGGCATCAGCAAGGAAGGGTCGCTCATCGACATGGGCGTCGAGCACGGCTTCATCCGCAAGTCCGGCTCCTGGTTCACCTACGAGGGGGAGCAGCTGGGGCAGGGCAAGGAGAACGCCCGCAACTTCCTGCTCGAGAACGTCGACGCCGCCAACGAGATCGAGAAGAAGATCAAGGAGAAGCTCGGTATCGGCGCCGTCGTCACGGATGACGATGTCCTCCCCGCTCCCGTCGACTTCTGA
- a CDS encoding amino acid ABC transporter permease, which translates to MEIFTEYRAEIFAAFWTTIQLTVYSAIGALVVGTGLAAMRLAPVPMLNWIGTTYVNIVRNTPLTLIVLFCSFGLAQTLGITLASRTSPTFIADSGFRLAVLGFTVYTASFVCETVRSGVNTVPLGQAEAARSLGLTFSQNLRIVLLPQAFRAVIIPLGSVLIALTKNTTIASAIGVAEAALLMKEMIENTAAVLVVGSIFAFGFVILTLPLGLLFGWLGRRLAVAR; encoded by the coding sequence GTGGAGATTTTCACCGAGTACCGCGCCGAGATCTTCGCCGCGTTCTGGACGACGATCCAGCTGACGGTGTATTCCGCGATCGGAGCGCTGGTGGTGGGCACGGGGCTGGCCGCGATGCGGCTGGCTCCGGTGCCGATGCTGAACTGGATCGGCACCACCTACGTCAACATCGTGCGCAACACGCCGCTCACGCTGATCGTGCTGTTCTGCTCGTTCGGGCTCGCACAGACGCTCGGCATCACGCTGGCGAGCCGAACCTCGCCGACGTTCATCGCCGACAGCGGGTTTCGACTGGCGGTGCTCGGATTCACCGTCTACACGGCGTCGTTCGTCTGTGAGACGGTGCGGTCCGGGGTGAACACGGTGCCGCTCGGCCAGGCCGAGGCGGCCCGGTCGCTGGGGCTGACGTTCTCTCAGAATTTGCGGATCGTCCTGCTGCCGCAAGCTTTTCGCGCGGTCATCATCCCGCTGGGATCGGTGCTGATCGCGCTGACCAAGAACACCACCATCGCCTCGGCGATCGGCGTGGCCGAAGCGGCGCTGCTGATGAAGGAGATGATCGAGAACACCGCGGCGGTGCTGGTGGTGGGATCGATCTTCGCGTTCGGCTTCGTGATCCTCACGTTGCCGCTGGGACTGCTGTTCGGCTGGCTGGGCCGGCGATTGGCGGTGGCCAGGTGA
- a CDS encoding amino acid ABC transporter permease → MTGSSVLFDAPGPRARVRNRVVSAVTVVVVVAVAWLVYTRLEAKGQLTAAKWEPFLTGDLWRTYILPGIEGTLTAAAVSIALALVLGFVLGVGRLSTNTVIRWVASVIVEFFRAVPVLIMMIFAYFLYANYDVFASKHLALAGVITGLTLYNGAVIAEIVRAGVHALPKGQAEAASALGLTSGQTMRSILLPQAVTSMLPVLISQVVVVLKDTALGYQITFVELVRQGTNVGSSYGNYIPALIVIALLMISLNFALSWLATKLEARMRRSRRGPAPMEAEPLELQGDRSRGV, encoded by the coding sequence GTGACGGGGTCTTCAGTCCTCTTCGACGCGCCGGGGCCGCGGGCGCGGGTGCGCAACCGGGTGGTCTCGGCGGTCACCGTGGTCGTGGTGGTGGCGGTGGCGTGGCTCGTCTACACCCGGTTGGAGGCCAAGGGACAGCTGACCGCCGCGAAGTGGGAGCCGTTCCTGACCGGTGACCTGTGGCGGACCTACATCCTGCCGGGCATCGAGGGCACGCTGACCGCGGCCGCGGTGTCGATTGCGCTGGCGCTGGTGCTGGGCTTCGTGCTGGGCGTGGGCCGGCTCTCGACGAACACCGTGATCCGGTGGGTGGCGTCGGTGATCGTGGAGTTCTTCCGCGCGGTGCCGGTACTGATCATGATGATCTTCGCCTACTTCCTCTACGCCAACTACGACGTGTTCGCGTCCAAGCATCTTGCGCTGGCCGGCGTCATCACCGGGCTGACGCTGTACAACGGCGCGGTGATCGCCGAGATCGTGCGTGCGGGCGTGCACGCGCTGCCGAAGGGCCAGGCGGAGGCGGCATCGGCGCTGGGCCTCACCTCAGGCCAGACGATGCGGTCGATCCTGCTCCCCCAGGCCGTCACGTCGATGCTGCCGGTGCTGATCTCCCAGGTGGTGGTGGTCCTCAAGGACACCGCGCTGGGCTACCAGATCACGTTCGTCGAACTGGTGCGGCAAGGCACCAATGTCGGCTCGTCGTACGGCAATTACATCCCGGCGCTGATCGTGATCGCGCTGTTGATGATCAGTCTGAACTTCGCGCTGTCGTGGTTGGCGACGAAGCTGGAGGCCCGGATGAGGCGCTCCCGCAGGGGGCCCGCGCCGATGGAGGCAGAACCGCTGGAATTGCAGGGTGACCGCAGCCGCGGCGTGTGA
- a CDS encoding DUF349 domain-containing protein, whose translation MTITEPGGSSEAGQQEPDPTPSSAPTPGPSAARPKPGPARPGPRPAPPVAAAAVAAVPSSDPHRFGRVDPDGTVWLITASGERTIGSWQAGDAEAAYVHFGRRFDDLQTEVVLLERRLASGSGDARKIRSAASALAESLPEAHVLGDVDALAARLAAIVEQAEGASQEEKAKREEFRAQQTARKEALAAEAEELAATASQWKAAGDRLRAILDEWKTISGVDRKTDDALWKRYSAARETFNRRRGSHFAELDRERAGARQAKEALCVRAEELCDSTDWGSTSAVFRDLLGEWKAAGRAAKDVDDALWQRFKSAQDRFFSARNAATAERDAEFRANADAKEALLAEAERLDPADREAARAALRAIGDKWDAIGKVPRERAAELERRMRAVEKKIRDAPTGGVDPEAQARADQFRERAEQFERQAEKAEAAGRTKDAEQARANAEQWRQWAEAAADALGRKR comes from the coding sequence ATGACGATCACCGAACCCGGCGGATCCTCCGAGGCCGGACAGCAGGAACCGGATCCCACGCCGTCGTCGGCGCCGACCCCCGGTCCGTCCGCCGCCCGCCCGAAACCGGGGCCGGCGCGTCCCGGGCCCCGCCCGGCGCCGCCGGTGGCCGCAGCGGCGGTCGCGGCAGTGCCGTCCAGCGATCCCCACCGGTTCGGTCGCGTCGACCCCGACGGCACGGTGTGGCTCATCACCGCCTCCGGCGAACGCACCATCGGCTCTTGGCAGGCCGGTGACGCCGAGGCCGCCTACGTGCACTTCGGCCGCCGCTTCGACGACCTGCAGACCGAGGTGGTGCTGCTCGAACGCCGGCTCGCCTCGGGGTCGGGTGACGCGCGCAAGATCCGGTCGGCCGCCTCGGCGCTGGCCGAGAGCCTGCCCGAGGCGCACGTGCTGGGCGACGTGGACGCACTCGCCGCCCGGCTGGCGGCGATCGTCGAGCAGGCCGAGGGCGCCTCCCAGGAGGAGAAGGCCAAGCGCGAGGAGTTCCGGGCACAGCAGACGGCCCGCAAGGAGGCGCTGGCCGCCGAGGCAGAGGAGCTGGCCGCCACCGCGTCGCAGTGGAAGGCCGCGGGCGACCGGCTGCGGGCGATCCTCGACGAGTGGAAGACGATCAGCGGCGTCGACCGCAAGACCGACGACGCCCTGTGGAAGCGCTACTCGGCGGCCCGCGAGACGTTCAACCGGCGCCGCGGCTCGCATTTCGCCGAACTCGACCGCGAGCGGGCCGGCGCCCGGCAGGCCAAGGAGGCGCTGTGCGTACGCGCCGAAGAGTTGTGCGACTCCACCGACTGGGGATCCACCTCGGCCGTCTTCCGCGACCTGTTGGGTGAGTGGAAGGCCGCGGGCCGGGCCGCCAAGGACGTCGACGACGCGCTGTGGCAGCGGTTCAAGAGCGCCCAGGACCGGTTCTTCTCCGCCCGCAATGCCGCCACCGCCGAGCGGGACGCCGAGTTCCGCGCCAACGCGGACGCGAAGGAGGCTCTGCTGGCCGAGGCGGAACGGCTCGATCCCGCCGATCGTGAGGCGGCGCGGGCGGCGTTGCGCGCGATCGGCGACAAGTGGGACGCCATCGGCAAGGTGCCGCGGGAGCGCGCCGCCGAGCTGGAGCGGCGGATGCGCGCGGTGGAGAAGAAGATCCGCGACGCGCCGACCGGCGGGGTGGACCCCGAGGCGCAGGCCCGCGCCGACCAGTTCCGGGAACGCGCCGAGCAGTTCGAACGGCAGGCGGAGAAAGCCGAGGCGGCGGGCCGCACGAAGGACGCCGAGCAGGCGCGGGCCAACGCCGAACAGTGGCGTCAGTGGGCCGAGGCCGCCGCGGACGCGCTGGGCAGGAAGCGCTAG
- the miaB gene encoding tRNA (N6-isopentenyl adenosine(37)-C2)-methylthiotransferase MiaB → MVAVTSVVSRPSDSAATGPAARTFQVRTYGCQMNVHDSERLAGLLEDAGYRRADEGTDADIVVFNTCAVRENADNKLYGNLSHLAPRKQADPAMQIAVGGCLAQKDRDTVLTKAPWVDVVFGTHNIGSLPALLDRARHNRTAQIEIAEALQEFPSALPASRESAYAAWVSISVGCNNTCTFCIVPSLRGKEVDRRPGDVLAEVQTLVDQGVLEITLLGQNVNAYGVSFAADERLREDPTLWSGQPRDRGAFAKLLRACGRIDGLERVRFTSPHPAEFTDDVIDAMAQTPNVCPTLHMPLQSGSDRILRAMRRSYRADRYLGIIDRVRAAIPHAAITTDLIVGFPGETEEDFQATLDVVAAARFASAFTFQYSKRPGTPAAELPGQIPKAVVSQRYQRLIELQEKISLEENVAQVGRTVEVLVATGEGRKDAATARMSGRARDGRLVHFAPGPDKDRIRPGDVVVTTVTGAAPHHLIADAGPIRLRATRAGDAHAAGQRPRTGVGLGMPAIGVPQVQPTAGCAR, encoded by the coding sequence ATGGTGGCCGTGACATCGGTGGTGAGCAGGCCCAGCGACTCGGCGGCGACCGGTCCGGCTGCGCGCACCTTCCAGGTCCGCACCTACGGCTGTCAGATGAACGTGCACGACTCCGAGCGGCTCGCCGGCCTGCTCGAGGACGCCGGATACCGGCGGGCCGACGAGGGAACCGATGCCGACATCGTGGTGTTCAACACGTGCGCGGTGCGCGAGAACGCCGACAACAAGCTCTACGGCAACCTCAGCCATCTCGCGCCGCGCAAGCAGGCCGATCCGGCCATGCAGATCGCCGTCGGCGGCTGCCTGGCGCAGAAGGATCGCGACACCGTGCTGACCAAGGCGCCGTGGGTCGACGTCGTGTTCGGCACGCACAACATCGGATCGCTGCCCGCACTGCTGGACCGGGCCCGGCACAACCGCACCGCGCAGATCGAGATCGCCGAGGCGTTGCAGGAGTTCCCCTCCGCGCTGCCCGCGAGTCGCGAATCGGCCTATGCGGCATGGGTTTCCATCTCGGTGGGCTGCAACAACACCTGTACCTTCTGCATCGTGCCGTCCCTGCGCGGCAAGGAGGTCGACCGCCGACCCGGCGACGTGCTGGCCGAGGTGCAGACCCTGGTCGACCAGGGCGTGCTCGAGATCACGCTGCTCGGTCAGAACGTCAACGCCTACGGGGTCTCCTTCGCTGCGGACGAGCGCTTGCGCGAGGACCCGACGCTGTGGTCGGGTCAGCCCCGTGACCGCGGCGCGTTCGCGAAGCTGCTGCGCGCGTGCGGCCGGATCGACGGACTCGAGCGGGTGCGCTTCACCTCGCCCCACCCGGCCGAGTTCACCGACGACGTCATCGACGCGATGGCCCAGACGCCCAACGTGTGCCCGACCCTGCACATGCCGCTGCAGTCGGGCTCCGACCGCATCCTGCGTGCGATGCGGCGCTCCTACCGGGCCGACAGGTACCTCGGGATCATCGACCGGGTGCGTGCCGCGATCCCGCACGCCGCGATCACCACCGATCTCATCGTCGGATTCCCCGGGGAGACCGAGGAGGACTTCCAGGCCACCCTCGACGTCGTCGCGGCCGCGCGCTTCGCCAGCGCGTTCACCTTCCAGTACAGCAAGCGCCCCGGCACACCCGCCGCTGAGCTGCCTGGCCAGATCCCGAAAGCCGTTGTCTCGCAGCGCTATCAGCGTCTGATCGAGCTCCAGGAGAAGATCTCGCTGGAGGAGAACGTCGCGCAGGTCGGCCGGACGGTCGAGGTGCTGGTCGCCACCGGCGAGGGTCGCAAGGACGCCGCCACGGCCCGGATGTCCGGCCGCGCCCGTGACGGCAGGCTCGTGCACTTCGCCCCAGGCCCGGACAAGGACCGGATCCGCCCCGGCGACGTCGTCGTGACCACGGTGACCGGCGCCGCGCCGCACCACCTGATCGCCGACGCCGGGCCGATCAGGCTCCGCGCCACCCGCGCCGGGGACGCGCACGCGGCGGGACAGCGGCCCCGCACGGGCGTCGGCCTCGGCATGCCCGCCATCGGCGTCCCGCAGGTGCAGCCCACCGCCGGATGTGCGCGGTGA
- a CDS encoding Rv2732c family membrane protein codes for MCAVSPESPRDDDFDYLREDIEAAERRIAREIDPGPRALAIAIFVFALLTTLVLPHAGDARGLDVLVGSDAAHASGIALPHRVFAWLALVFGGGFSILALLTRRWALAWVALAGSTVASFLGLLAVWSRQTAASQYPGPGIGLLIAWFAMILLAYHWARVVAARSALQLATEEHRRRLTAERERRGLLDRFGDDEPPAP; via the coding sequence ATGTGCGCGGTGAGTCCGGAGTCGCCCCGCGACGACGATTTCGACTACCTCCGGGAGGACATCGAAGCCGCCGAACGCCGCATCGCCCGCGAGATCGACCCCGGTCCTCGCGCGCTGGCGATCGCGATCTTCGTGTTCGCGCTGCTGACCACGCTGGTGCTGCCGCACGCAGGCGACGCCCGTGGGCTCGATGTGCTGGTCGGCTCGGATGCCGCGCACGCCAGCGGTATCGCGCTGCCTCACCGGGTGTTCGCCTGGCTGGCCCTGGTCTTCGGCGGCGGCTTCTCGATCCTGGCGCTGCTGACCCGGCGGTGGGCGCTGGCCTGGGTGGCGCTGGCCGGGTCGACCGTCGCGTCGTTCCTCGGGCTGCTCGCGGTGTGGTCCCGCCAGACCGCCGCCTCGCAATATCCCGGCCCTGGGATCGGGCTGCTCATCGCGTGGTTCGCGATGATCCTGCTGGCGTATCACTGGGCCCGCGTGGTCGCGGCGCGCAGCGCGCTGCAGCTGGCCACCGAGGAACATCGCCGACGGCTGACCGCCGAGCGCGAGCGCAGAGGACTGCTCGACCGCTTCGGCGACGACGAGCCGCCCGCGCCCTAG
- a CDS encoding DUF1622 domain-containing protein yields MTRSLFAIEILPESALRSTVDLMVRLIEACGAIVIMIGAIVAIVKFVAALTRRDINQFSAVRLSLARFLVLGLEFQLAADVLRTAISPSFAEIGKLAAIAAIRTLLNYFLNREITQEQREIEALKRPPRPASPPVP; encoded by the coding sequence ATGACGCGCTCCCTGTTCGCGATCGAGATCCTGCCGGAGTCGGCGCTGAGGTCCACGGTCGACCTGATGGTGCGGTTGATCGAAGCGTGCGGCGCGATCGTCATCATGATCGGCGCCATCGTGGCGATCGTGAAGTTCGTCGCCGCGCTGACCCGCCGCGACATCAACCAGTTCTCGGCGGTTCGGCTCTCGCTGGCACGCTTCCTTGTGCTGGGGCTGGAATTCCAGCTCGCCGCGGACGTGTTGCGGACCGCGATCTCACCGTCGTTCGCCGAGATCGGCAAGCTCGCGGCGATCGCGGCCATCCGCACACTGCTCAACTACTTCCTCAACCGCGAGATCACCCAAGAGCAGCGCGAGATCGAGGCGCTCAAGCGACCGCCCCGCCCCGCGTCTCCACCGGTTCCGTGA
- the recX gene encoding recombination regulator RecX, with the protein MTMSSPLPSTSDRAEQARALCLRLLTARARTRSELEDRLARRGYPDEVSAQVLDRLAQVGLIDDEDFAEQWVRSRQLHAGKGKRALAAELRNKGVDNEVITAALSGIDAGAERTRAEQLVRDKLRREKLGDPGDRDAENKVARRLVGMLARRGYGQTMALDVVTAELANERERRRV; encoded by the coding sequence ATGACGATGTCCTCCCCGCTCCCGTCGACTTCTGATCGTGCCGAGCAGGCGCGGGCCCTGTGCCTGCGCCTGCTCACCGCGCGGGCCCGGACGCGCTCGGAGCTCGAAGACCGGCTGGCCAGACGCGGCTACCCCGACGAGGTCAGCGCCCAGGTGCTCGACCGGCTTGCGCAGGTCGGACTGATCGACGACGAGGACTTCGCCGAGCAGTGGGTGCGGTCGCGGCAGCTGCACGCCGGAAAAGGCAAGCGCGCGTTGGCCGCCGAGCTGCGCAACAAGGGCGTCGACAACGAGGTGATCACCGCGGCGCTGTCCGGCATCGACGCGGGCGCCGAACGCACCCGTGCAGAGCAACTGGTCCGCGACAAGCTGCGCCGGGAGAAGCTCGGCGACCCGGGGGACCGGGACGCCGAGAACAAGGTGGCGCGGCGGCTGGTCGGCATGTTGGCACGGCGCGGCTACGGCCAGACGATGGCGCTGGATGTGGTGACCGCCGAACTCGCCAACGAACGGGAGCGGCGCCGGGTCTAG
- a CDS encoding amino acid ABC transporter ATP-binding protein — translation MISMKAVNKHFGSLHVLQDIDLEVGKGQVIVVIGPSGSGKSTLCRTINRLETIDSGTIAIDGQTLPEEGRKLAQLRSDVGMVFQSFNLFAHKTIVENVMLAPMKVRKKNKGDAREAAMKLLERVGVANQADKYPAQLSGGQQQRVAIARSLAMSPKVMLFDEPTSALDPEMINEVLSVMTDLAAEGMTMLVVTHEMGFARRAANRVVFMADGAIVEDAEPAQFFDHPTSERAKDFLGKILHH, via the coding sequence ATGATCTCGATGAAGGCGGTCAACAAGCACTTCGGCTCCCTGCACGTACTGCAGGACATCGACCTCGAGGTCGGCAAGGGACAGGTCATCGTCGTCATCGGCCCGTCCGGCTCGGGCAAATCGACGTTGTGCCGCACCATCAATCGGCTCGAGACCATCGACTCGGGAACGATCGCGATCGACGGTCAGACGCTGCCCGAGGAGGGCCGCAAACTCGCGCAACTGCGCAGCGACGTCGGCATGGTGTTCCAGTCGTTCAACCTGTTCGCGCACAAGACGATCGTCGAGAACGTGATGCTCGCCCCGATGAAGGTGCGTAAGAAGAACAAGGGCGACGCGCGGGAGGCGGCGATGAAGCTGCTCGAGCGGGTGGGGGTGGCCAACCAGGCCGACAAGTACCCGGCCCAGCTGTCGGGCGGTCAGCAGCAACGCGTGGCCATCGCCCGGTCCCTGGCGATGAGCCCGAAGGTGATGCTGTTCGACGAGCCCACCAGCGCGCTGGACCCGGAGATGATCAACGAGGTCCTCTCCGTGATGACCGACCTGGCCGCCGAGGGCATGACGATGCTGGTGGTCACCCACGAGATGGGCTTCGCACGCCGGGCCGCCAACCGCGTGGTGTTCATGGCCGACGGCGCGATCGTCGAGGACGCCGAACCGGCGCAGTTCTTCGACCATCCGACCTCGGAGCGCGCCAAAGACTTTCTCGGCAAGATCCTTCATCACTGA
- a CDS encoding glutamate ABC transporter substrate-binding protein encodes MRLSPRAAAALALAVALPFAATACGGGDSGGSGGGGGGDTITIGTKFDQPGLGMKNPDGTMSGFDVDVATYVAGELGYAPDKIEWKESPSAQRENLIQNDQVTFIAATYSITDARKEKVSFAGPYLITGQSLLVRSDNNDITGKASLENKILCSVSGSTPAQKIKDEYPKVQLQQYDTYSACVEALKNGAVDAVTTDEVILAGYAAQSPGAFKIVGEPFSEERYGIGLKKDDTELQTKINDALKKMEDSGAWKAAFDKNLGPAGITAPAPPPLDK; translated from the coding sequence ATGCGTCTTTCCCCGCGCGCCGCTGCCGCGCTCGCCCTGGCCGTCGCCCTCCCCTTCGCTGCGACCGCCTGCGGCGGTGGCGACAGCGGGGGCAGTGGCGGTGGCGGCGGTGGCGACACCATCACCATCGGCACCAAGTTCGATCAGCCCGGCCTCGGGATGAAGAATCCCGACGGCACGATGAGCGGCTTCGACGTCGACGTGGCCACCTATGTCGCCGGGGAGCTGGGCTACGCGCCCGACAAGATCGAATGGAAGGAGTCGCCGTCGGCGCAGCGCGAGAACCTGATCCAGAACGATCAGGTCACGTTCATCGCCGCGACCTACTCGATCACCGACGCCCGCAAGGAGAAGGTGTCCTTCGCAGGCCCGTACCTGATCACCGGCCAGAGCCTGCTGGTCCGGTCGGACAACAACGACATCACCGGCAAGGCCTCGCTGGAGAACAAGATCCTGTGCTCGGTGTCGGGCTCGACGCCGGCGCAGAAGATCAAGGACGAGTACCCGAAGGTGCAGCTGCAGCAGTACGACACCTACTCGGCGTGCGTCGAGGCGCTCAAGAACGGCGCGGTGGACGCCGTCACCACCGATGAGGTCATCCTCGCCGGCTATGCCGCGCAGAGCCCGGGCGCGTTTAAGATCGTCGGCGAGCCGTTCTCCGAGGAGCGCTACGGAATCGGCCTGAAGAAGGACGACACCGAGCTGCAGACCAAGATCAACGACGCGCTGAAGAAGATGGAGGACAGCGGCGCCTGGAAGGCGGCGTTCGACAAGAACCTCGGTCCGGCCGGCATCACCGCGCCCGCGCCGCCGCCGCTCGACAAGTAG
- a CDS encoding alpha/beta hydrolase has product MTPSRDVRIPTGRDQIAAYLYEPDAPGAAGSGRPCVVMAHGFTATRDDGLPPYAEAFCAAGYVVVVFDYRGFGASTGQPRQLLDIGMQRADYHTVVEWARHLDGVDPDRIVVWGSSFSGGHVLAVAAEDPRIAAVISQAPFTDGLATLRVQPLSFVPKAIVAGIRDQIGAWRGRPPHLMAAVGDRGELAAMTSPDARPGFEAIVGADSLWRNEFSARVGLRLGFDRPGTKTARLAMPLLVCVCENDAVTPPGPTIAAAQRAPRGELRRYPCGHFDIYNDPQVKADQLDFLRRVFSA; this is encoded by the coding sequence ATGACTCCATCACGAGACGTCCGCATCCCGACCGGCCGCGACCAGATCGCCGCCTACCTGTACGAACCGGACGCGCCCGGTGCGGCTGGCAGCGGGAGGCCGTGCGTTGTGATGGCCCACGGGTTCACCGCCACCCGCGACGACGGGCTGCCGCCCTACGCCGAGGCGTTCTGCGCGGCCGGCTATGTCGTGGTCGTGTTCGACTACCGCGGCTTCGGCGCCTCGACCGGGCAGCCGCGGCAGCTGCTCGACATCGGCATGCAGCGCGCCGACTACCACACCGTCGTGGAGTGGGCCCGCCACCTCGACGGCGTCGACCCCGACCGCATCGTGGTCTGGGGTTCGTCGTTCAGCGGCGGGCACGTACTGGCCGTCGCCGCCGAGGATCCGCGCATCGCGGCGGTGATCTCGCAGGCGCCGTTCACCGACGGGCTCGCGACGCTACGGGTCCAACCGCTGTCGTTCGTGCCCAAAGCGATCGTCGCCGGCATCCGGGATCAGATCGGCGCGTGGCGCGGCAGGCCGCCCCACCTGATGGCCGCCGTCGGCGATCGGGGCGAACTCGCGGCGATGACCTCCCCCGACGCCCGGCCCGGATTCGAGGCCATCGTCGGCGCCGACTCGTTGTGGCGCAACGAGTTCAGCGCACGAGTGGGCCTGCGGCTGGGATTCGACCGGCCCGGCACCAAGACCGCCCGGCTGGCCATGCCGCTGCTGGTCTGCGTGTGCGAGAACGACGCCGTCACCCCGCCCGGACCGACGATCGCGGCCGCGCAGCGCGCACCGCGCGGCGAGTTACGCCGATACCCCTGCGGCCATTTCGACATCTACAACGACCCGCAGGTCAAGGCCGACCAGCTCGATTTCCTGCGCCGGGTGTTCAGCGCATGA
- a CDS encoding NAD-dependent epimerase/dehydratase family protein, producing MAGEHDKVIVVTGANGFVGARTCAALAQRGARIRAVVRRKGVAPRLDSVEEWVGAFGDQRFAAEVVAGSSAVVTTVHPMGSDRATQHRVAVEGTPVLARAAGSGGAARLVHLSTAAVYDRGPDAGDVDESAALVGDDAGDYPVTKRDTDAALAQVHGITRILVRPPAILGPGPTSIWNTLRPRAMAREESAHRTNPDKTFAWVHVDDLAELLADLATERIPTSRDVERGPLDGGCTAVNVAGGPATQREYVTVVTGALGVEPVWDDGPAWTGQIVADRAHRWGWTPRIGTAQALEELREGLRSGMTD from the coding sequence ATGGCTGGCGAACATGACAAGGTCATCGTGGTCACCGGAGCCAACGGGTTCGTCGGGGCTCGGACCTGCGCCGCGTTGGCGCAGCGGGGTGCCCGGATACGCGCTGTCGTACGCCGGAAAGGTGTCGCACCGCGCCTCGACTCCGTTGAGGAGTGGGTAGGCGCGTTCGGTGATCAGCGTTTCGCTGCCGAGGTGGTGGCGGGAAGCAGCGCTGTCGTCACGACCGTCCATCCGATGGGCTCGGACCGCGCGACCCAACACAGGGTCGCCGTCGAAGGGACGCCGGTGCTGGCCCGAGCGGCGGGCAGCGGGGGCGCCGCTCGGCTGGTGCATCTGTCAACGGCAGCCGTGTACGACCGCGGCCCCGACGCGGGCGATGTCGACGAGTCCGCTGCGCTGGTCGGTGACGACGCCGGCGACTATCCGGTCACCAAGCGTGACACCGACGCGGCGCTCGCTCAGGTCCATGGCATCACCCGAATTCTGGTGCGCCCGCCCGCCATCCTCGGGCCAGGCCCCACATCGATCTGGAATACCCTACGTCCGCGGGCGATGGCGCGTGAAGAGTCGGCGCACCGCACCAATCCGGACAAGACGTTCGCGTGGGTGCACGTCGACGACCTCGCGGAGTTACTGGCTGATCTGGCGACCGAGCGAATCCCCACCTCCCGAGACGTGGAGCGCGGCCCACTCGATGGCGGCTGCACGGCCGTCAACGTCGCCGGCGGTCCGGCCACCCAGCGCGAATACGTCACCGTCGTCACCGGCGCGCTGGGCGTCGAGCCGGTCTGGGACGACGGACCTGCATGGACGGGCCAGATCGTGGCCGACCGGGCTCACCGCTGGGGGTGGACGCCACGCATCGGGACAGCGCAAGCGCTGGAGGAGCTGCGCGAGGGGTTGCGGTCAGGGATGACCGACTGA